The genomic segment TTAATTAGATCGATTATTATGTTACGTCACTTCTACTCTATTGAAAGATTTTAAGACTGCCCAACACCCTAGCTATATAAACAGAAAGAAACCGAGAAACAATTACTCACGAACATAAACAGTGTAGTAAGTTGCAGTTCCAGCGATGGCAGACGCCACAGAGATTAAACTAGCGGCGATTACCGCCAAGATTATAGCTCGTTCGATCGCCATGGGAAGATATATGAAATTTATGCTAGCTAGTTGTGTGTATATGTTTGATCTTACAGAAATGTGCAATGTTTTGTGTGCTAATACATTGAAATTCTGTCCTATTTATAGCAACTTCAGCTCTTGAAACCACCTAGTTAACAGTCCCCGCACATTGTCTAGGtctttgtttttaaattattgaaatattaatTGTGAATTGCTTTGAATCAAACACCATGTTTCAATCACGTATGCTCGAAAAACTATATCTTGAAAATTAGTAAATTGTCACACGTTATTCTGAATCTATAAACAAACAGACTAATTAAAACTTTTTGGGGGTAACGAATTAGTGCATCATAGGGTCGCATATATGTTCAAAAGATAGACGTCACATGATAAGAAGCAGAATTAATAGGAAATTCTAATATTATTAAGACATTTTATATATGATGTTCAATATTTTATAgtctttgatttttttattatttttttataacatgAGAACTAGCAGCTGTTACCTTCGGTGTACCCAGAGTAAACCCTCATATTAATGCAGTAGCATGCAAATAACGTAGTCAAATATACCAAACTGGATAAACCATGAGTGACAAGCTCGTCTAAGAAGGTGTTGGTAGGAAGAATCGAATTTTTGACTATTGGTTAAGGCATCAAGCGTCCATCTACTCTACAAACTCAGACATCCCTCGGAGGCAAATGATAAATTAGGTAAATGAAATTTAATTTGTTTATGTATTCAAAAACTAAGTTACGTACAGATTTTTTCGTCTCCATTTCATTTTCCTTTCCCTTTCCCTTTTGGGTTCATAGAATAAGCCGGTGCTAGGCAATAGCAGCCTgcatgatatgatatgaaaagGAGAAAAAGCCACCAGTGCCCGAGCGCAGAATACTTTGCGTGTAGAATTCTCGGATGAAAAGGATTTGAAGAGGACTATTCAACTTGAGTTTTCAGGTTTAGAATTGCGATTCAACTTGAATTTTCAGGTCTAGAATTGCACATCAAATCGCGGTGAAAATTCAACAACGAATGCCGAGAAAAGGGAGGGGATGCACGTGTTGTAAATTGGTACATATGTGTTACGAgcttacaaaataaaataaaataaaataatagattaattataaaataaagcCTTTAAAAAATCCATCATGAGACGATATTTGCGGTCAATTTTGTCAGATAAAATCTTACCCGATCCaatccataaaaatatatcatatttatgtcaaaatattacttttcattcAAATATGACTGATTTCATAACAGACCTACTCTTAAATCTTTATTTGAAATAAGGGCAAACCCATAAAGATATTGTCATAAACTTATAATTTGTAGGCTTCCGTGGATTGAGGTTTACCTTATGTTGGAACATAGATCTAACTCAtaggcttatatataaataattatgtgTTGTGCACTAGTGAAATAAAGTAAGCCCATAAAAGTGTCCAAATAAGATTTAGGGTTATTTGAGCTTTAAAATATCTAGTACTAAGGTGTGGTATTTCATGTGTAAGACTAGTGAGATTTTCTATTTGATTGATGAGCTTAAATAGAAAACCAACATATAAATATAGGGTCATGCTCTCCGGATCACACGACGAATTCATTATATGCTATATTTCATCAGTAGCTAGAGAGCGTAAGAGAAAATAAGTCTCTTGAGGCAAATCGTGTTGATATTGAAAGTCATATCACACATATCTACAAAGATATAAATTATTATGGATTCAGATATGGTTCTGCTTATCAATTTAGATTTCTTGATTATTTAACATGAGATCCTTGGATTTAGAGTGGTATCAAAGCCGCTCAAGTCGAATCATTGAGAATTTACTTTTTTTAATAAGAATTTGttgaaaaaaattagttttaaatttaaaatatgtataatataattggtttaatgattttggatttgaatttgaaatatggtttatgaaataatatgatatatattactTAATTTTGGATTCGGTAAATTGGGAATTTATTTTGTTGATAGCTATTTCATGGATAGATTAgaattgatttatgaaaaatggTGGGATAATCAAGCATATGGTAATTAAGGTAATTAAGTTTGAcccaattttattattattttttcatttggGCCGTGGACTACAAATTCAATTAAGTTATTAATTTTTTCCTTGGCCTAACATTTATTATCCGATTATGGTTTTATTGGATTTTTCAGAATCCTTGGATTCGGGGAGTATTTTGAACTTGGCCCATGAAATTAACGTTTTTATTTTAGTGTGAAAATATATGGATGATAAAGGATATCAACATTTGACTTTGACaaaaaaaacttaatttttatttaagaaaataatCTATTTGGTTTATATTACATTCAAATAATGGAATAGTTAAGGTATATATATTTTGGGATAAATTAATTGAAGCAACAAAGTAGCCAAAGTGACCTTTATTAAAGAAATTAATTTGTTTTGAAATATAAACGATTTTTTGTGTGTAACATATGTGAATAATTAATCGACTCAAAAGaagataattatttaacataatTATATTTCCGCATATGGTAATAAATATGTGATGCTTATTCTGTTACTTATGAAGAGTAAATTAGCCCAAAAGAAAATTTATTGTTTGACATgtttttattatcaatatttgATTACTATAATAAGATATCACttacaaattaatattttatccaaaataaaatattaatgtaGTACCTGATATCTTGAGATGAGGATTTacctttatttgaatttattgttgcTGCCAACATCAACTATATTCTTATGTTAAAAATGGATCTTATTTCAAAGTTATGGAAAAGACAATATTTTGATAGTTTTTGGGATCTAAGACTTTCCACTACGTCTCGATTCTTCCACACCTCTGACAGATAAAAGTACTTGTAATGAAAAGAGAGATATGGAAAGATTAGAGAAATCAAATTTCGAGTGTGATGATCATAAAGAAAGACATTAAAGAATCATTAGTGCAATGTGTCTAAAGATATAACTACAATTAAGGATTTCCTTGAAGATATTGAAAAGAGGTTTGTCACGAAGGAAAAAGGTGAATTTTTATAAGGTATTATGTCTAACTTCAATGAGATATAAATATAAAGAATTGAGGATGTAAGTTGCAGATATAGCACCTCAAAAGAAGACGAATGAATCGGAAAGTAGTATTTTTTTATGTGGAGCTAAAGAGCACAAGAAAATCATGTTTCTTAATTTGGTTTGTTCCGACTAGACACATGTGGTGGATAGATTTTGGTATTAATGTGTCTGTGTAGGGTTCTTGATGAAAGGAATATTGTATTCCGAATTcattttagatattattttgattttgcaCTTCTAgacaaatttaatagatttgttTTTCCAAGATTTATTATATCCTATCATTAGGAATGATTCAATTTAGTTGGAAAATTATCTATAAGATATAAGGTATGCTATTTAAATTGGAGTTTGATTCCTATTAAACTCTAGTTTCCTTGTTTATAGGTGTGAAGGATCCATGAAGATCTAGATCCAAGAAGAGACTATATATACAAGGGTCTATTAtcaatatgttaaaaaaaaaaaagatacctTGACGGGCGCAGGAGTTTTGCTCGTGAAGACTTGCATACAAAGCACGGGGGTTCGTCAGTCAAGTGACCGTGTTGCCAATTGGTGTTACcaacactcaagaacaacactgacgcagagtgttgatcgaagagtgaATTCATTTGGTTTTAAGCAATACGTGTTGGGtttatgcatctagtttttatgtggtttattttgatgcgtttttaattccttggagtgtcaagaaaattgattttgttttctcactaggattgttttggtgtaaacgatttacataatttttctagtgaattttttgccatgaggcatcgtacaagtatttgtacttgtgcataattgaAATTCAAGTATTCATTTGTTGAAGTTACGTCcatgttaaataataaatttccgCTGCTGTGTTGTGTGTCGCGTTGACAACATCGAGCACAACACCCAATTCTAATATACcggtttttaatatttatttcctGTTAATCTATGCGCAATAattctttcaagtggtatcagagccttcaCTTGATACACTAAGTGACTGATTCTGGTTTATTGCTGTTTTACAGGAAATACATTGATAGCTAAATGGATCCACTAGCGACTAACACCACTTTTAGACCACCAGTCTTGGATGGTTCGAAATATGCTCTCTGGAAAGTCAAGATGAGGATGTACATCAAATCTATCGAAGAAAGGGCATGGCAACGAGTCTTAGATGGTTGGTCTCCATCAAGGATAGTTGATAGTGATGGAGATAGTCGAAGCAAACCAGAGAGTTTCTGGTCCAATGATGAAGTTCAAACCTCGAACTTCAACTCAAAGGCGCTAAATGCAATATTCATCTCTGTAGATGTCAACATGTTCAGTCTCATCACCAACTGCATTTCTGCCAAAGAAGCTTGGGATATTCTTCAAAAGCACTGCGAAAGATCTGAGAGTGTTCGCAGAACCAAACTCAGGATGTTGACCTCTAAATTTGAAAGCTTAAGGATGGAGGAAAACGAGACTATTGTGGAATATGATCGGAGATTGCGTGAGATAGCAAATGAGGCTTTTAGTCTCGGTGATCCTATGTCAAACGAAAGACTGCTTAGCAAAGTCCTGAGATCTCTTCCTGAGcgttttaatatcaaaatctgTGCTATTGACGAATCCAAGGACACCTCTACACTCAATCTGGAAGACCTAATTAGCTCTCTCAGAACATTTGAGATGAATCTAGACCTACAGAAAAGAAATACTGGGAAGGCTGTTTCCTTACAAACTATTGATGATTCTGTGAATATTCTAATTCATGAGGCAAAGGACTCTGATCTTGGCGAGGAATCAATCTCCTTAATCACAAAAAAATTTGGTGACTACCTAAAAAGAATGAGAGATAAGAAGAAGATTGTATCAACATCAAGGCCACAGTTTGTTCCTtatgaaagaaataaaataactgCATCAACACAAGGGAATTTCAGATCGAGAAATGATTCATCAGCTCGAACAGAAACAAAGAAACTTGATTCAGTCCAATGTAGAGAAAGCTCTGGATTTGGTCATTACGCAAATGAGTGCGCAAATCGGCTTcgcaaaaacaaaaatatggcAGCTACACTGAGTGATGAGGACCCTGATGATGATTTTGAAACCAAGGAAGGAGATGATTGCACCTCTTTATCTGCCGTCCAGGATAAAACCTACAAACTGCAGGTCAATCCCTTTGGTGTTGCCactggtgttgcaacaccaggGCGCAACACTGTGTCTCAATGCTAACTCTCTGGAAATTTCAAAAGCTAACAAAATTCAGGAATCTGACCAAGAAGAGCTTACTATGGAAATTGTCCAAAGGAAGTATGAAGAACTTTATGATGACTGGCTCAAAAGAAATAaggtgttggaaactaaattccggtgtttgacaaaatatgaaaaatacgaaCCAATTGATcaagtaaactgaactcagcaactggacttaataactgaaatcaactgactgatcagttggaaaatgatcagttgatatattcagcctgaTGCTAAGCactcttcaactgaacatgtctcagGAAAGAACATATAAGATTGCAACTGAATGTGGAACGACGCACttggaacaacgcatttcggcgaaatcAATTAAGAGGCCGCATCACGATAGacgaagcaaacaatgcccaaggaataatcaagaagaattcaacggatacaaagattcaaattcatctcaagttaccgttcgaagggaagcctataaatgtgacagaagaacagctaaaaAGACAACGAGATTATTCTAATCAAAAGCTTGCtatcactctgtcaaaatctcagctcactcttatttgataaattcgtagcagttaaggctacaatttgagctcactagcaagttgtaaaaATCGTTTAAATTTGATAgtactaagatcagttacgcactgagaacatcctgttaaactaagagtttcagttttggcagtgttaagtccaaaatgaagtgggtcagtacaactcttgtatttgatcaaagtcttttagtggatatcctatccgtgagatagaaggggtgacgtaggagtaattaaattctcctaacatccagaaacaactcttgcctactttatttcagtttcgtattctatatttcagtcagttattttccgcaactactttagtttaactgattgtcattgaccaacaagattccgagaatcagtttgtcaccaaactgaactcaaaattcgaaaagatcagttttaattgtgagtgtttattcaacccctcttctaaacactcttgatacgttaatcgatcctatcaagtggtatcagagcggttgaatcttgttcttgaatacttttgatctataaacttgtcagcatgacttcattcaacaaaattcctatgttctccagagaagaatttgatgattggaaaatcagaatgcaggctcatttggctgcacaagatgatgacatgtggtatgtcataattgatggacccatgaagattctaaaaacaaatacagcagttgccattacagaaggagcaccacaaagaatagaaaagcccagagatgaatggacaactgaagataaaagaaaagcgaatcttgataatgtggctaaagacattctgtacaaaacgctggacaaagtaaccttcaacaaaataaagatgtgtaaaacagccaaagaaatttgggagaagctgatccagctgtatgaaggaaatgatcaaaccaaggaaaataaactttctgttgctatgcaaaagtttgataacatcaaaatgaaagcaggagaatcgatgcacgagtatgatgaaagagtaagcagtgtcatcaatgagttaaatgcactcgGAAAAATGTATATCAACAAAGAGATTGCCCTAAagataatgagaggtcttcccaaggaatgggatgtcaaaaccatggcaatgagggagtccaaagatctaaaccagattgaacttcatgatttatttgctgatttaaaggcttatgaattcgagctgcagaccagagaaggagaaccattcacccctgcagccacaactgccttagctgctgtcagaactgaaccaatcagttcagtcgaaaaatctgctgatcagttgag from the Primulina tabacum isolate GXHZ01 chromosome 16, ASM2559414v2, whole genome shotgun sequence genome contains:
- the LOC142528457 gene encoding uncharacterized protein LOC142528457; protein product: MDPLATNTTFRPPVLDGSKYALWKVKMRMYIKSIEERAWQRVLDGWSPSRIVDSDGDSRSKPESFWSNDEVQTSNFNSKALNAIFISVDVNMFSLITNCISAKEAWDILQKHCERSESVRRTKLRMLTSKFESLRMEENETIVEYDRRLREIANEAFSLGDPMSNERLLSKVLRSLPERFNIKICAIDESKDTSTLNLEDLISSLRTFEMNLDLQKRNTGKAVSLQTIDDSVNILIHEAKDSDLGEESISLITKKFGDYLKRMRDKKKIVSTSRPQFVPYERNKITASTQGNFRSRNDSSARTETKKLDSVQCRESSGFGHYANECANRLRKNKNMAATLSDEDPDDDFETKEGDDCTSLSAVQDKTYKLQVNPFGVATGVATPGRNTVSQC